From a single Candidatus Synechococcus calcipolaris G9 genomic region:
- a CDS encoding glycosyltransferase family 2 protein, with the protein MVSPVPLLSIIIPCYNEATNLENLFERLFQSLETLSLSYEVICVNDGSRDDTLARLLTYHHRHPPLKVISLSRNFGKDIALTAGIDHSCGQAVVPLDADLQDPPEVLGEMVELWRQGFDVVYGTRLRRQENWLKRLTAHGFYQVLGWISAVPIPANTGDFRLMDRRVVDALRQMPERNRFMKGLFTWVGFRQTAVYFDRPRRHRGQTKWSYWQLWNFALNAIFSFSVKPLQVWIYIGLCISTIALLYAFWLVLRTLIYGVDLPGYPSLMVAVLFMGGVQLLTLGIMGEYLGRIYEEVKGRPLYLVRDRYGFSDPSPDNASRE; encoded by the coding sequence ATGGTCAGTCCTGTGCCCCTATTGTCGATCATCATTCCCTGCTACAACGAAGCCACCAACCTGGAGAATCTCTTTGAGCGTTTGTTCCAAAGTTTAGAGACCCTCTCCCTCAGCTATGAAGTCATTTGTGTCAATGATGGCAGTCGGGATGATACCCTTGCTCGTTTGCTGACCTACCACCATCGCCATCCCCCCTTAAAAGTCATTAGCCTATCCCGCAATTTTGGTAAAGACATTGCCCTCACCGCTGGCATTGATCACAGTTGTGGCCAAGCCGTGGTTCCCCTAGATGCGGATCTCCAGGATCCACCGGAAGTCTTAGGGGAAATGGTGGAACTATGGCGACAGGGTTTTGATGTGGTCTATGGCACTCGCCTGCGTCGCCAGGAGAATTGGTTAAAGCGATTGACGGCCCACGGATTTTATCAAGTTTTGGGCTGGATCAGTGCCGTTCCCATACCCGCTAATACGGGGGACTTTCGCCTGATGGATCGGCGGGTTGTGGATGCCCTTCGGCAAATGCCGGAACGAAATCGGTTTATGAAAGGCCTGTTTACCTGGGTGGGGTTTCGCCAGACGGCGGTGTATTTCGATCGCCCCCGCCGTCATCGGGGCCAGACAAAGTGGAGTTATTGGCAGTTGTGGAATTTTGCCTTGAATGCCATCTTTTCCTTTAGTGTCAAGCCCCTGCAAGTGTGGATCTATATTGGTCTGTGTATTTCCACCATTGCCCTCCTCTATGCCTTTTGGTTGGTGTTGCGTACTCTCATCTATGGGGTGGATTTACCGGGATATCCCTCCTTGATGGTGGCCGTACTGTTTATGGGCGGAGTTCAGCTTTTAACCCTAGGAATTATGGGGGAGTATCTAGGACGGATCTATGAAGAAGTCAAGGGGCGACCTCTCTACCTCGTCCGCGATCGCTATGGCTTTTCTGACCCGTCCCCGGACAATGCATCAAGAGAGTGA
- a CDS encoding Tic20 family protein, whose translation MTWRGLASVPDRIFSSLAYLLPLFYVMPFGSSLFAMFPPLQVLYLAVLPIAVVYSIPFASLIVFMVLYLLVVRNSRISMFIRYNTMQALLMGIAIFLIQLVQMLLGRIDPLQFLMQVLSNFVFIGVLAAVIFAVIQCIRGIFPELPTLSDATKSQVF comes from the coding sequence GTGACGTGGCGTGGTCTTGCTTCAGTTCCGGATCGAATCTTTTCGTCGTTGGCCTATTTATTGCCCTTATTTTATGTCATGCCCTTTGGCAGTTCCCTTTTTGCCATGTTTCCACCTCTGCAAGTGCTTTATCTGGCTGTTTTACCCATTGCGGTGGTCTATTCTATTCCCTTTGCCAGTTTGATTGTCTTTATGGTGCTGTACCTTTTAGTTGTGCGAAATAGCCGCATTAGTATGTTCATTCGCTACAACACGATGCAGGCCTTGCTCATGGGGATTGCCATCTTTTTAATTCAATTGGTGCAGATGTTGCTGGGGCGGATTGATCCCCTGCAATTTCTGATGCAGGTTTTATCAAATTTTGTCTTTATTGGTGTATTAGCGGCGGTGATTTTCGCGGTAATCCAATGTATTCGCGGCATCTTTCCAGAATTACCCACCCTATCCGATGCGACGAAAAGCCAGGTATTCTAA
- a CDS encoding ATP transporter ATP-binding protein/permease: MAENRATLELRATDGTIQTLVLEGERTFIGQGADNQIVLIEEGISRHHACILFKDSEYALVDMGSAQGTLLNQVKLRPRQPARLNAGDRLHIGTYEAIFQLSLVNDLVSDSASEASNTHLPGTVVMGATATPMLQVATPQWLQEFPLKQDNILFGRDPQADIAVDHGLVSYHHARLEREGDRYRIIDQGSKNGLWLRGVRVTDHLLEPGDVLRIGEVLTLTYLLVASTQVSEHTAPLNLRHRRCLTLGRDPANDTVLDHPVVSRFHAQVELVEGQWQLQDLDAANGTYLNNRRVHKDKPLAIYGGDVIRIGPYSLVFSPDETIVPHNDSGNLRLDAIHLSKVTPKGARLLQDISLSILPREFVAIVGGSGAGKSTLLDALNGFRPATGGTVLVNGYDLYRNFNAYRTQIGYVPQDDIIHPELTVAQALDYAAQLRLPADTSLQERQKQVNKVLDDLALIPRRHVPVKSLSGGQRKRVSIGVELLTRPSLFFLDEATSGLDPGTETQMMQLLRKLADQGRTVLLITHATKNVMMCDLVVFLARGGYLAYFGPPDQALPYFGVQDFDEIYLKIEDEPNAEKWQHRYGQSRLYQDYVGDRQRPLEIDTQASRQINEKRQPPPIPNTGISGWRQWLILTQRNLSILTQDRAAMILMLLLAPVLGLLDFVLWKPNILDADQGDAGQAFTMAFVAVLIAVMVGSLTTMREIVKETEIYRRERMVGLQIWPYIFSKLGPSFCLALYQAAVFLGLKLLAVRLETPPEAIAGLFFTLFLTTFGGMIMGLLVSALSPTQTVAPLLAILFLVPQITFAGAIIPLKDLGIPGRLISDLTLTRWSYANFVSLVGFGRDVVEDPCWQLPKSDRENLGDRDKTTCPCLGENLFSQCNFPGVRKEYDPAVRQPEPSQPEEPGDAPALPESIFDFDDTYRENVEAYNQRVKDYQAAMDQWQDEFAEWKEKRGRAIASGEALIDRFWSLQSHTFEANLLMNWLRLGGIVTIMLLLVGWFQKRKDIL; the protein is encoded by the coding sequence ATGGCAGAGAATAGGGCTACCCTGGAATTGCGGGCCACTGACGGTACGATCCAAACCCTCGTCCTAGAGGGGGAGCGGACGTTCATCGGTCAGGGAGCAGATAATCAAATTGTTTTGATCGAGGAAGGCATTTCTCGCCACCATGCCTGCATTTTGTTTAAGGACAGTGAATATGCCCTCGTGGATATGGGCAGTGCCCAGGGAACCCTGCTGAACCAGGTTAAACTACGGCCGCGGCAGCCAGCCCGTCTCAATGCCGGCGATCGCCTGCACATTGGTACCTACGAAGCCATCTTTCAACTTAGTTTAGTCAATGATTTAGTCAGTGATTCAGCCAGTGAGGCCTCAAATACCCACTTGCCTGGAACGGTGGTGATGGGGGCAACGGCAACCCCAATGCTTCAGGTGGCCACACCCCAATGGCTCCAGGAATTTCCCCTCAAACAAGATAACATTCTCTTCGGCCGTGATCCCCAGGCAGATATTGCGGTGGATCATGGCCTAGTGTCCTATCACCATGCCCGTCTCGAACGGGAGGGCGATCGCTACCGCATTATCGATCAAGGCAGTAAGAATGGCCTATGGCTGCGGGGAGTGCGGGTCACGGATCACCTCCTGGAACCGGGGGATGTCCTTCGGATTGGCGAGGTTCTCACCCTGACCTACCTTTTGGTTGCCTCAACCCAAGTCTCAGAACACACCGCCCCCCTCAATCTTCGCCATCGTCGCTGTCTCACCTTGGGCCGAGATCCGGCCAATGATACGGTGCTGGATCATCCCGTGGTATCCCGTTTCCATGCCCAAGTGGAATTGGTCGAGGGTCAATGGCAGCTTCAGGATCTCGACGCCGCCAATGGAACCTATCTCAATAATCGCCGAGTTCACAAAGACAAACCCCTGGCCATCTACGGCGGTGATGTGATTCGTATTGGCCCCTATAGTCTTGTTTTTAGTCCCGATGAAACGATTGTTCCCCATAACGATAGTGGCAATTTACGCTTGGATGCCATTCATTTAAGTAAAGTCACCCCCAAGGGAGCGCGGCTCCTTCAGGATATTTCCCTATCCATTTTGCCCCGGGAATTTGTGGCCATTGTCGGCGGTAGTGGGGCCGGGAAGTCTACCCTGCTGGATGCCTTAAATGGTTTTCGCCCGGCAACCGGTGGCACCGTTCTCGTCAATGGCTATGATCTGTATCGCAATTTCAATGCCTATCGCACCCAGATTGGCTATGTGCCCCAGGATGACATTATCCATCCCGAACTCACCGTGGCCCAGGCCCTCGACTATGCGGCCCAATTGCGCCTGCCCGCCGATACCTCCCTCCAGGAACGGCAAAAACAAGTCAATAAGGTGCTGGACGACCTAGCACTGATTCCCCGCCGCCATGTCCCCGTTAAAAGCTTGAGTGGGGGGCAACGGAAGCGGGTATCCATTGGCGTAGAACTATTGACTCGACCCAGTTTATTTTTCCTAGACGAAGCCACCTCTGGGTTAGATCCGGGCACGGAAACCCAAATGATGCAGCTTTTGCGCAAACTGGCGGATCAAGGGCGTACCGTGTTGCTGATTACCCATGCCACTAAAAATGTGATGATGTGCGATTTGGTGGTGTTTTTAGCGCGGGGTGGCTATTTAGCCTATTTTGGGCCGCCGGATCAGGCCTTGCCTTATTTTGGTGTCCAGGATTTTGATGAGATTTATCTGAAAATTGAAGATGAACCCAATGCCGAAAAATGGCAACATCGCTATGGCCAGTCCCGACTCTATCAAGACTACGTGGGCGATCGCCAGCGGCCCCTAGAAATTGATACCCAGGCCAGTCGCCAAATCAATGAAAAACGACAACCTCCCCCCATCCCCAATACGGGCATTTCCGGCTGGCGACAGTGGCTCATTTTAACCCAACGGAATCTTTCAATTTTGACCCAGGATCGGGCGGCAATGATATTGATGTTGCTCCTAGCTCCAGTACTGGGACTGTTAGATTTTGTACTCTGGAAACCCAATATTCTTGATGCCGATCAGGGAGATGCCGGCCAGGCCTTCACCATGGCCTTTGTGGCGGTTTTGATTGCCGTTATGGTGGGCAGCCTAACGACGATGCGGGAAATTGTCAAAGAGACGGAGATCTATCGGCGGGAACGGATGGTCGGGCTACAAATTTGGCCTTATATTTTCTCTAAGCTTGGGCCCTCCTTTTGTTTAGCCCTCTATCAAGCGGCCGTGTTCCTTGGTCTAAAACTATTAGCGGTGCGGCTAGAGACCCCCCCGGAGGCGATCGCTGGGTTGTTTTTCACCCTCTTTTTAACCACCTTTGGCGGCATGATCATGGGCCTCTTAGTCTCAGCCCTATCACCGACCCAAACCGTTGCCCCCCTCCTGGCTATTTTATTTTTAGTGCCTCAAATTACCTTTGCCGGTGCCATTATTCCCCTCAAGGATCTCGGTATCCCTGGGCGACTCATTAGTGATCTGACTCTGACCCGCTGGAGCTACGCCAATTTTGTCTCCTTGGTGGGTTTTGGCCGGGATGTGGTTGAAGATCCCTGCTGGCAACTGCCTAAATCCGATCGGGAGAACCTGGGCGATCGCGATAAAACCACCTGCCCCTGCCTAGGGGAAAATCTATTTAGTCAGTGCAACTTTCCCGGTGTTCGCAAAGAATACGACCCTGCTGTTCGCCAACCTGAACCCAGCCAGCCGGAGGAACCGGGAGATGCACCGGCATTACCGGAGAGTATTTTTGACTTTGATGATACCTATCGTGAGAATGTGGAAGCCTATAATCAGCGGGTTAAGGACTATCAGGCCGCCATGGATCAATGGCAAGACGAATTTGCCGAGTGGAAAGAAAAACGTGGCCGGGCGATCGCCAGTGGAGAAGCCCTCATCGATCGCTTTTGGAGTCTCCAATCCCATACCTTTGAAGCCAATCTACTCATGAACTGGTTGCGATTGGGGGGCATTGTCACCATTATGTTGCTTCTGGTCGGTTGGTTTCAAAAACGCAAAGATATTCTCTAG
- a CDS encoding DUF29 domain-containing protein has translation MPMPKVDSLQDTEGEAKTVAMAKGSPQSGQDYETDFYGWTQNQARLLRRGQFTELDIINLSEEIEALGRQQRQELKSRLGILIGHLLKWQYQSEKRSRSWQVTIRGQRRDIQELLLDNPSLKPYIPEALSRGFLVGLDLVVLETPLTYVAFPDECPYTLEQLFDYNFPEGIADLL, from the coding sequence ATGCCGATGCCTAAAGTAGATTCGTTGCAAGACACAGAGGGAGAAGCCAAAACTGTAGCTATGGCTAAAGGAAGCCCCCAGTCCGGCCAGGATTATGAAACGGATTTCTATGGGTGGACACAGAATCAGGCCAGGCTATTGCGAAGGGGTCAATTTACGGAGTTAGACATTATTAACTTGAGCGAGGAAATTGAAGCCTTGGGGCGACAACAGCGACAAGAGTTAAAGAGTCGGCTAGGGATATTGATTGGGCATTTGCTCAAGTGGCAGTATCAATCAGAAAAACGAAGTCGCAGTTGGCAAGTCACAATTCGGGGTCAACGGCGAGATATCCAAGAGTTGTTACTGGATAATCCCAGTTTGAAACCCTATATACCAGAGGCTCTGAGTCGGGGATTTCTTGTGGGTTTGGATTTGGTGGTTTTAGAAACGCCATTGACCTATGTCGCTTTTCCAGATGAATGCCCCTATACCCTGGAGCAGCTTTTTGATTATAATTTTCCAGAGGGAATTGCGGATTTACTGTGA
- a CDS encoding Uma2 family endonuclease, which translates to MLAKLSKPLYTIEDYLALEAESEVMDGIRREYRNGEIICMTGGTPEHNKVVGSLYAVLWTSLRKKPYSVFITDQRLWVPELQVYTYPDVMVMADPVILQENRKDTVTNPLLIAEVLSDSTSAYDRGDKFAAYRTIPTFQEYLVIDQTRPYGEQFVKQADHQWLFSDHSGLDAKINLVSVGVEVALVDLYESVGEL; encoded by the coding sequence ATGTTAGCAAAGCTATCAAAACCTCTTTATACCATTGAGGATTACTTAGCCCTAGAAGCTGAGTCGGAAGTAATGGATGGCATCCGCCGTGAATACCGTAATGGAGAAATCATTTGCATGACCGGAGGCACACCTGAACACAATAAGGTTGTTGGGTCATTGTATGCCGTGTTATGGACTAGTTTACGGAAGAAACCCTACAGTGTTTTCATTACGGATCAACGGTTGTGGGTTCCAGAGTTGCAGGTTTATACCTATCCTGATGTGATGGTGATGGCCGATCCAGTGATACTGCAAGAAAATCGCAAGGATACCGTCACCAATCCCCTATTGATTGCAGAAGTGTTGTCCGACTCAACCAGTGCCTATGACCGAGGGGATAAGTTTGCCGCCTATCGGACGATTCCCACGTTTCAGGAATATTTGGTCATTGACCAGACCAGGCCCTATGGGGAGCAATTTGTGAAACAGGCGGATCATCAATGGTTGTTTTCTGACCACAGTGGATTAGATGCCAAGATCAATTTAGTCTCTGTTGGGGTTGAAGTTGCCCTAGTTGATCTTTATGAGTCTGTGGGGGAACTGTGA